Proteins encoded within one genomic window of Chlorobaculum sp. MV4-Y:
- the panC gene encoding pantoate--beta-alanine ligase, whose amino-acid sequence MQIINDPAEMQKIAEKLRLQHQYIGVVMTMGALHEGHLSLVKLAKAHAGTVIMTIFVNPTQFGPNEDFHRYPRPFEQDAALARSAGIDYLFAPSVEAMYPDGYSTSIDPGPIATRFEGASRPGHFSGVATVVVKLLGITRPHLAVFGEKDAQQLTVIRRVVADLNIAVTILGAPVTRESDGLATSSRNIYLSSDERQQATVLYRAIQHAKAEIDKGRADLEAIATEADALVRSEPDAAPDYICFVDNATFEPVTQAVPGKACRLVMAVRIGKTRLIDNWRFECP is encoded by the coding sequence ATGCAGATCATCAATGACCCCGCCGAGATGCAGAAGATCGCCGAAAAACTGCGTCTCCAGCACCAGTACATTGGCGTCGTCATGACGATGGGCGCTTTGCACGAAGGGCACCTGAGTCTGGTGAAACTCGCGAAAGCACATGCCGGAACGGTCATTATGACCATCTTTGTCAACCCGACGCAATTCGGCCCGAACGAAGATTTTCACCGTTATCCAAGACCCTTCGAGCAGGATGCCGCGCTGGCACGTTCAGCGGGCATCGATTACCTCTTCGCGCCGTCGGTCGAAGCGATGTACCCGGATGGATACTCGACAAGCATCGATCCCGGTCCCATCGCTACGCGCTTCGAGGGCGCATCGCGGCCCGGCCATTTCAGCGGTGTGGCCACGGTGGTGGTCAAGCTGCTCGGCATCACACGCCCGCACCTGGCGGTCTTCGGCGAGAAGGACGCGCAGCAGCTCACGGTCATTCGGCGCGTTGTGGCCGACCTGAACATCGCCGTCACGATTCTTGGCGCGCCGGTCACTCGCGAAAGTGACGGGCTGGCCACCAGCTCGCGCAACATCTACCTCAGTTCGGACGAACGCCAGCAGGCAACGGTACTCTATCGCGCGATCCAGCACGCGAAGGCGGAGATCGACAAAGGCCGCGCCGATCTGGAGGCAATTGCCACCGAAGCCGATGCGCTGGTGCGCTCCGAGCCAGACGCCGCGCCGGATTACATCTGCTTCGTCGATAACGCCACTTTCGAGCCGGTCACACAGGCGGTTCCTGGCAAAGCCTGCCGCCTCGTCATGGCGGTGCGCATCGGCAAGACGAGGCTGATCGACAACTGGCGCTTTGAATGCCCATGA
- the rsmI gene encoding 16S rRNA (cytidine(1402)-2'-O)-methyltransferase translates to MTNSRDEHKGTLYVVATPLGNLDDMTFRAVKTLRNAGAIACEDARRTSILLKHFGIEGKRLVSYHSFNEERAVRQVIELLEEGADVALVTDAGTPAISDPGYTMANAAHAEGFTVIPVPGASALTAALSVCPLPSNNFFFAGFLPHKKGRKSRLEFLASIESTIVLYESPHRIGRLMEEVKEHFPEAQVFAAREITKMHEEYVTGTPDKLANHFTGQKQRGEFVVVVHPPDKRSKKRQEHADHQ, encoded by the coding sequence TTGACTAATTCCCGCGACGAACATAAAGGCACGCTTTACGTAGTGGCCACCCCGCTCGGCAATCTTGACGACATGACTTTTCGGGCAGTCAAGACGTTGCGCAACGCAGGAGCCATCGCTTGCGAGGATGCGCGGCGCACCTCGATTCTGCTCAAACATTTCGGCATCGAGGGCAAGCGCCTCGTCAGCTACCACAGCTTCAACGAAGAGCGCGCCGTGCGGCAAGTGATCGAGCTGCTCGAAGAGGGCGCAGACGTGGCGCTCGTGACCGACGCAGGCACTCCCGCCATCAGCGATCCCGGCTACACGATGGCGAATGCGGCGCACGCGGAGGGCTTCACGGTGATTCCGGTGCCGGGCGCAAGCGCCCTGACGGCGGCGCTCTCGGTCTGTCCGCTGCCGTCGAACAACTTTTTCTTTGCCGGATTCTTGCCGCACAAGAAGGGGCGCAAAAGCCGTCTCGAATTTCTTGCCTCCATCGAGAGCACTATCGTACTGTACGAATCGCCGCACCGGATCGGGCGGCTGATGGAGGAGGTGAAGGAGCACTTTCCCGAAGCGCAGGTGTTCGCCGCGCGTGAAATCACCAAGATGCACGAGGAGTACGTCACCGGCACCCCTGACAAACTGGCGAACCACTTTACCGGCCAGAAGCAGCGGGGCGAATTCGTCGTGGTCGTCCATCCGCCAGACAAACGATCAAAAAAGAGACAGGAACATGCAGATCATCAATGA